The Chlorocebus sabaeus isolate Y175 chromosome 6, mChlSab1.0.hap1, whole genome shotgun sequence genome has a segment encoding these proteins:
- the ZNF146 gene encoding zinc finger protein OZF, whose amino-acid sequence MSHLSQQRIYSGENPFACKVCGKVFSHKSNLTEHEHFHTREKPFECNECGKAFSQKQYVIKHQNTHTGEKLFECNECGKSFSQKENLLTHQKIHTGEKPFECKDCGKAFIQKSNLIRHQRTHTGEKPFVCKECGKTFSGKSNLTEHEKIHIGEKPFKCSECGTAFGQKKYLIKHQNIHTGEKPYECNECGKAFSQRTSLIVHVRIHSGDKPYECNVCGKAFSQSSSLTVHVRSHTGEKPYGCNECGKAFSQFSTLALHLRIHTGKKPYQCSECGKAFSQKSHHIRHQKIHTH is encoded by the coding sequence ATGTCACACCTCAGCCAGCAGAGAATCTACAGTGGGGAAAACCCCTTTGCCTGTAAGGTATGTGGGAAAGTCTTCAGCCACAAGTCGAACCTCACTGAGCATGAGCATTTTCACACGAGAGAGAAACCTTTTGAATGTAACGAGTGTGGAAAAGCCTTTAGCCAAAAGCAGTATGTCATTAAACATCAGAACACCCATACCGGCGAGAAGCTTTtcgaatgtaatgaatgtggaaaatCCTTTAGCCAGAAGGAAAACCTCCTTACGCACCAGaaaattcacactggagaaaaaccttTTGAGTGTAAAGATTGCGGGAAAGCTTTCATTCAGAAGTCAAACCTCATCAGACAccagagaactcacacaggagagAAGCCCTTTGTATGTAAGGAGTGTGGAAAAACCTTCAGTGGCAAATCCAACCTTACTGAGCATGAGAAAATCCATATTGGAGAGAAGCCTTTTAAATGTAGTGAATGTGGAACAGCCTTTGGCCAGAAGAAGTACCTCATAAAACATCAGAacattcacactggagagaaaccctatgaatgtaacgAATGTGGAAAAGCTTTCTCTCAGAGAACATCCCTTATTGTACATGTGAGGATTCATTCAGGTGATAAACCTTACGAATGCAATGTGTGTGGAAAAGCCTTCTCTCAGAGCTCATCTCTCACTGTGCATGTGAGAAGCCACACAGGTGAGAAGCCCTATGGTtgcaatgaatgtgggaaagccttctcTCAGTTCTCAACCCTTGCTCTGCATTTGAGAATCCACACAGGTAAGAAGCCTTATCagtgcagtgaatgtgggaaagctttcaGCCAGAAGTCACACCACATTAGACACCAGAAAATTCACACTCACTAA